A window of Cohnella herbarum contains these coding sequences:
- the spoVG gene encoding septation regulator SpoVG: MQITDVRLRRVNSEGRMKAIASITIDNEFVVHDIRVIDGNNGMFVAMPSKRTPDGEFRDIAHPISSGTREKIQAAVLAEYERAAQEEEVMVEGA, from the coding sequence GTGCAAATTACAGACGTTAGACTCCGCCGCGTCAATTCGGAGGGGCGCATGAAAGCCATTGCTTCAATAACCATCGATAACGAATTCGTCGTCCACGACATTCGCGTTATTGATGGGAACAATGGAATGTTCGTCGCTATGCCGAGTAAACGGACTCCGGACGGGGAATTTCGGGATATCGCTCATCCGATTTCTTCTGGAACGCGCGAGAAGATTCAAGCTGCAGTACTTGCTGAATACGAACGTGCCGCACAAGAGGAAGAAGTTATGGTCGAAGGGGCATAA